One Lemur catta isolate mLemCat1 chromosome 26, mLemCat1.pri, whole genome shotgun sequence DNA window includes the following coding sequences:
- the NEUROG2 gene encoding neurogenin-2: protein MFVRSETLELKEDGDMLVVLGSASPASAALTPLSSSGDEDEDEEPGARGGPVAAAGTAGTGGCRPARLLGPVHGCKRRPSRARAVSRVAKTAETVQRIKKTRRLKANNRERHRMHNLNAALDALREVLPTFPEDAKLTKIETLRFAHNYIWALTETLRLAEHCGGGGGGLPGTLFPDAALLSPGTAGAAPSSGGDSPSAASTWSCSDSPAPFSSASPSSTSPYSCALSPASPAGSDPDYWQPPPRDKHRYAPRLPGAARDCV, encoded by the coding sequence ATGTTCGTCCGATCGGAGACCCTGGAGCTGAAGGAGGACGGGGACATGCTGGTGGTGCTCGGCTCGGCCTCCCCGGCCTCGGCGGCGCTGACCCCGCTGTCGTCCAGCGGCGACGAGGACGAGGACGAGGAGCCGGGCGCGCGGGGCGGCCCGGTGGCGGCGGCGGGGACGGCGGGGACGGGGGGCTGCCGGCCTGCGCGGCTGCTGGGGCCGGTGCACGGGTGCAAGCGGCGCCCCTCCCGGGCGCGGGCGGTGTCCCGCGTCGCCAAGACGGCGGAGACGGTGCAGCGCATCAAGAAGACGCGCAGGCTCAAGGCCAACAACCGCGAGCGCCACCGCATGCACAACCTGAACGCGGCGCTGGACGCGCTGCGCGAGGTGCTGCCCACCTTCCCCGAGGACGCCAAGCTCACCAAGATCGAGACCCTGCGCTTCGCGCACAACTACATCTGGGCGCTCACCGAGACGCTGCGCCTGGCCGAGCACTGCGGCGGTGGCGGCGGTGGCCTGCCGGGGACCCTGTTCCCCGACGCGGCGCTGCTGAGCCCGGGGACCGCGGGCGCCGCCCCGAGCAGCGGCGGGGACAGCCCGTCGGCCGCCTCCACGTGGAGCTGCAGCGACAGTCCCGCGCCGTTCTCCTCCGCGtcccccagctccacctccccGTACAGCTGCGCCCTGTCGCCCGCCAGCCCCGCGGGCTCGGACCCGGACTACTGGCAGCCCCCGCCGCGCGACAAGCACCGCTACGCGCCGCGCCTCCCCGGAGCCGCCAGGGACTGCGTCTAG